A single window of Plectropomus leopardus isolate mb chromosome 12, YSFRI_Pleo_2.0, whole genome shotgun sequence DNA harbors:
- the LOC121950913 gene encoding LOW QUALITY PROTEIN: fibronectin type III domain-containing protein 7-like (The sequence of the model RefSeq protein was modified relative to this genomic sequence to represent the inferred CDS: inserted 1 base in 1 codon), whose product MRTLQLKMLKLLLLLTFTKICAAQNDIHLSVFTVTSKSMTVQWSGYTGASSYKITATPKSSPEQPVFAQFSGNSVMGSVNSLSPNTVYTMQLEAMDNALNVLSSAETEETTAPEVPSIEQAYSKHSDSITVEFTEVSGATSYILRAQSEIGDFFSETVVSNSPGTVVQLQPYADYSLSVMSVNSGGRSQPSYPIEARTVVMAPKLNTTSPDNGTIIVTWTPVENAVSYMLCIIRESSSSRFKLNTSDTMVTFDGLEAGTTYCIKGTAWDSEGRAGDDLTVCQITRPPSPDVINVLVSQGRSLWITVYWVSVQGAENYIAWTTNGYNCTSTLTGFCYITSVECGQNNSVTVVAYNKAGPSSPSQPVHYITYPCPPKNIWVEEPEAGNCSVVWDEVPLVEYYIAFIKRDDGTEKSCNTTETTCPFSCMCGYTYLTTVFPYNQAGTSPYSHVRNYTTIPCCPQDVSIKLVSTETLEIMWSXVKGAELYETTAAQTNDVIHCNDTAPVCALSDLRCNTAYSVTVTPCSELRGCNRTCTPHTHETAPCAPEILNTTQTNNSTYRVLFTTPNTATTNYTIKAIGRYETHTCQSRNNHCDLTHLPCGTIYEVMAVASTAAGQSLPGFSKTLETGPCCPMSVNVTQVTQAMTNVTWTPGSGARSYITTLESSRGHAKCHTLDTHCLMGCITCGTNYSVHLEAVSSTGHKSECKYRGFSSSACCPASVKLYRRGNNNSLRVFWRSFGSQMQNHTVELYGTGANYTCITAAGSRYCDIEEKMCGDVYTVVVAPVGQNGNIVSFCQRRTYSVPCPGSNAGMMISRGRRSVD is encoded by the exons ATGAGAACACTACAGTTAAAGATGCTgaaacttttgcttttgttgaccTTCACAAAG atttgtgcTGCTCAGAATG ACATCCATCTGTCAGTATTTACAGTCACATCTAAGAGTATGACGGTGCAGTGGAGCGGCTACACCGGTGCCAGCTCCTACAAGATCACAGCTACACCCAAGAGCTCTCCAGAGCAGCCCGTCTTTGCTCAGTTCAGCGGCAACTCTGTGATGGGCTCTGTCAACTCCCTGTCACCAAACACAGTGTACACCATGCAGCTAGAGGCCATGGACAATGCCCTCAATGTCCTCAGCagtgcagagacagaggagacaacAG CTCCCGAAGTCCCCAGCATTGAACAGGCTTACTCCAAACACAGTGACAGCATCACTGTGGAATTCACAGAGGTTTCCGGGGCAACCAGTTACATCCTGAGGGCACAGTCCGAGATCGGTGATTTCTTCTCTGAGACCGTGGTGAGCAACTCACCAGGCACTGTAGTGCAGCTCCAGCCCTACGCAGACTACAGTCTGAGCGTCATGTCCGTCAACTCTGGGGGGAGGAGCCAGCCTTCGTACCCTATCGAGGCCAGGACAG TTGTAATGGCGCCCAAATTGAACACCACCTCTCCTGACAACGGCACCATAATTGTGACTTGGACCCCGGTGGAGAATGCCGTCAGCTACATGCTGTGTATCATCCGGGAGAGCTCCAGCTCCCGTTTCAAACTGAACACCAGTGACACCATGGTGACCTTTGATGGCCTTGAAGCAGGGACCACGTACTGTATAAAGGGCACAGCCTGGGACTCGGAGGGTCGAGCTGGAGACGACCTCACTGTCTGCCAGATCACAC GCCCTCCAAGTCCCGATGTGATCAATGTCCTGGTGTCTCAGGGTCGGTCTCTTTGGATCACTGTGTACTGGGTGTCAGTGCAGGGAGCTGAGAACTACATCGCTTGGACTACTAATGGTTACAACTGTACTTCAACACTTACTGGTTTCTGTTACATCACATCTGTGGAGTGTGGCCAGAACAACTCGGTAACTGTCGTAGCCTACAACAAAGCTGGTCCCAGCAGCCCCTCGCAGCCAGTACACTACATTACAT ATCCATGTCCCCCAAAGAACATCTGGGTGGAAGAGCCCGAAGCAGGCAACTGCTCCGTGGTGTGGGACGAGGTGCCACTGGTGGAGTACTACATAGCTTTTATAAAGAGGGATGACGGGACTGAGAAGTCATGCAACACCACTGAAACCACCTGCCCATTTTCCTGCATGTGTGGCTACACCTACCTCACCACCGTCTTCCCCTACAACCAGGCCGGCACCAGCCCTTACTCCCATGTCCGCAACTACACCACCA TTCCTTGTTGCCCGCAGGATGTTAGCATAAAGCTGGTTTCTACAGAGACCCTGGAGATCATGTGGT CCGTCAAAGGGGCCGAGCTGTACGAGACAACGGCAGCACAGACCAACGATGTCATCCACTGTAACGACACAGCGCCAGTGTGTGCGCTGTCAGATCTGAGGTGTAACACGGCCTATTCTGTGACCGTCACACCTTGCAGCGAGTTACGAGGATGCAACCGCACctgcacaccacacacacatgaaacag CGCCGTGTGCTCCAGAGATTCTGAATACTACGCAGACGAACAACTCCACATACAGAGTCCTCTTCACTACCCCAAACACCGCCACTACGAATTACACCATCAAAGCCATCGGACGCTAtgaaacacacacctgtcagtCACGAAACAaccactgtgacctcacacaTCTGCCCTGTGGTACAATCTATGAGGTCATGGCGGTGGCCAGTACAGCTGCCGGGCAAAGTCTACCTGGATTCAGTAAAACTTTGGAAACAG GTCCTTGCTGCCCCATGTCTGTGAACGTGACCCAAGTCACCCAGGCTATGACCAACGTGACCTGGACACCTGGCAGCGGAGCTCGCTCCTACATCACCACCTTGGAGTCCTCACGCGGACATGCTAAGTGCCACACCCTGGACACCCACTGCCTGATGGGATGCATCACCTGTGGCACAAACTACAGTGTCCATCTGGAGGCCGTCAGCAGCACAGGACACAAGTCAGAGTGCAAATACCGCGGATTCTCATCCA GTGCCTGCTGTCCAGCGAGCGTGAAGCTCTATCGCAGGGGCAACAACAACTCCCTCAGGGTGTTCTGGCGCTCTTTTGGCTCTCAGATGCAGAACCACACAGTAGAGCTGTACGGGACGGGAGCAAACTACACCTGCATCACAGCTGCCGGCAGCAGATACTGCGATATTGAGGAGAAAATGTGCGGGGACGTCTACACAGTAGTGGTGGCACCAGTGGGACAAAATGGGAACATAGTCAGCTTCTGTCAGCGCAGGACATACTCAG TTCCCTGCCCAGGAAGTAATGCTGGTATGA TGATCTCTCGCGGAAGGCGAAGCGTGGATTAA